From the Hymenobacter yonginensis genome, one window contains:
- a CDS encoding GAF domain-containing DNA-binding protein, which produces MQKINTTTPVSTKLKRGEAATVSPALWEEDRVEALRSYYILDTPPEEAFNNLVRLAAYICGTPISLVSLIDSKRQWIKARTGPLDIIDAPRDVSFCQHAMMAEDVLEIRDPHLNPLYKDYPAVANDPGVRFYAGAPLTTPDGMPLGTICTIDTEPRTLTEQQRDALRILAKEVMSHLELRRARQQLELEQQKMDGLLRMANDNAQSMFVSSRHEIFVKQDHKLVRVHTDDIRYVEALGDYVNIYTSRERYTVYSTMKELEAKLPVREFARIHRKYIVCLDRITAIEGDAVQIDTGRSQDRSPIPALIPIGNSYKAVLLSRLNLI; this is translated from the coding sequence ATGCAAAAGATTAACACGACCACTCCGGTTTCTACCAAGCTTAAAAGGGGAGAAGCGGCAACAGTGTCTCCGGCATTGTGGGAAGAGGACCGGGTTGAGGCCTTGCGCAGCTACTATATTCTGGACACTCCGCCCGAGGAAGCCTTCAATAACCTAGTGCGGCTGGCTGCATACATATGCGGGACACCCATTTCGCTGGTGTCGCTGATTGACTCCAAGCGGCAATGGATCAAGGCCCGAACCGGGCCCCTCGACATCATTGATGCGCCCCGCGACGTCTCGTTTTGCCAGCATGCTATGATGGCCGAGGACGTGCTGGAAATCCGGGACCCGCACCTGAATCCGCTATACAAAGACTACCCTGCCGTGGCCAATGACCCGGGCGTGCGCTTCTACGCAGGCGCCCCGCTCACCACGCCGGACGGCATGCCGCTGGGCACCATCTGCACCATCGACACGGAACCCCGCACGCTTACCGAGCAGCAGCGGGACGCCCTGCGCATTCTGGCCAAGGAGGTGATGTCGCACTTGGAGCTGCGGCGGGCGCGGCAGCAGCTGGAGCTGGAGCAGCAGAAGATGGACGGCCTGCTGCGCATGGCCAACGACAATGCGCAGTCGATGTTTGTGAGCAGCCGGCACGAAATCTTCGTCAAGCAGGACCACAAGCTGGTGCGGGTGCATACCGACGATATCCGGTACGTAGAGGCGTTGGGCGACTACGTCAATATCTACACTTCGCGGGAGCGGTACACCGTGTACAGCACCATGAAGGAGCTGGAAGCCAAGCTGCCGGTTCGCGAGTTTGCCCGCATCCACCGCAAGTACATTGTATGCCTCGACCGTATCACGGCCATCGAAGGCGACGCCGTGCAGATTGATACCGGCCGCAGCCAGGACCGCTCGCCGATTCCGGCTCTTATCCCCATTGGCAACTCCTACAAAGCCGTTTTGCTAAGCCGACTGAACCTGATATAA
- a CDS encoding DsbA family oxidoreductase, which produces MKKISVEIWSDIVCPFCYIGKRRLENALAKFPHRDAIDIHWRSFELDADSNPQPGEGSLYKRLAAKYGNTEEWARQMSANMTEMAAAEGLAFDFDRAVPANTFRAHRLVHLAEQHGRQDAAKERLFKAYLEEGLDINDVPTLQALAAELQLPADAVTDVLTSDAFAQEVRHDEYQARQIGVRGVPYFVFDDKYAVSGAQPTELFEEVLAKVWEEAQPRPVELTGAAGAACDLDGNC; this is translated from the coding sequence ATGAAAAAAATATCAGTAGAAATCTGGTCCGACATTGTATGCCCGTTCTGCTACATCGGCAAACGTCGCCTGGAAAACGCACTGGCCAAGTTCCCGCACCGCGACGCCATTGACATCCATTGGCGCAGCTTCGAACTGGATGCCGACTCCAACCCGCAGCCCGGCGAAGGCAGCCTCTATAAGCGCCTGGCTGCCAAATACGGCAACACAGAGGAGTGGGCCCGCCAGATGTCGGCCAACATGACGGAAATGGCCGCCGCCGAAGGGTTGGCGTTTGATTTCGACCGGGCGGTGCCGGCCAACACGTTCCGGGCGCACCGCCTGGTGCATCTGGCCGAGCAGCACGGCCGCCAGGATGCCGCTAAAGAGCGGCTGTTCAAAGCCTATCTGGAAGAAGGCCTTGACATCAACGACGTGCCCACGCTGCAGGCGCTGGCCGCCGAGCTGCAGCTGCCCGCCGATGCCGTAACGGATGTTCTCACCTCCGATGCCTTCGCCCAGGAAGTTCGCCACGACGAGTACCAGGCCCGGCAGATTGGCGTGCGCGGCGTGCCCTACTTCGTTTTCGACGATAAGTATGCCGTGTCGGGCGCTCAGCCGACGGAGCTGTTTGAGGAAGTTTTGGCCAAGGTATGGGAGGAAGCCCAACCCCGGCCCGTAGAGCTAACCGGTGCGGCCGGTGCTGCCTGCGACTTGGACGGCAACTGCTAG
- a CDS encoding LysM peptidoglycan-binding domain-containing protein has translation MPQPPPTIPADDTTQVVDLQLLPDSLAAEPIVIDSVRLAWLQTPPELRDLVGDRINCFETDAPHTFNPAVMSFVKLFTERNRKYMQRVLERENVYFPLFEKYLAKYNLPTDLKYLAVVESALIPTAKSPVGATGLWQFMGPTAGDLRLRRDDWVDERMNPEKSTEAACKHLRYLYGIFHDWELVLAAYNWGAGSMQRVMRRTGKKTFWDLYPHLPKETRNYVPTFTAIMYSMQYAQAHQLHSPDLKYRYAEAMDTLQVGGHALDLHRLSQACGLPDSAALLRYNPELRRSWLPEGYRAYTVQIPAAVRPQLAVVDRATLFDYCRPQVDLPQPLQPLMARLEGVVPFPSRTLAASGGPREETEVAAPRFRRVRHTVRRGESAAAVAERYDVTTAQLARWNGLRKGKALVPGKQLVVFVPIAQPAAPAARAVAAADRKPSVPSRLATPAARTTGPAPTAATMAEMVAAAEPLKAAIANRNPQLIGQEAAAAAATLAVADDSMPATYVVRRGDNLAKVAQSRGLTISQLMAWNRLESEKVMPGQKLLLAAPDDDNAPAPSRPASTRTAQKPALAARKPATREVAEQKVHLVQKGDTLYNISRRYQGITVDELRRLNHLTSDEVKPGQKLIVAR, from the coding sequence TTGCCGCAGCCCCCCCCCACTATCCCCGCCGACGACACCACGCAGGTGGTAGACCTGCAGCTGCTCCCCGATTCGCTGGCGGCCGAGCCCATTGTCATAGACTCCGTGCGGCTGGCCTGGCTACAGACCCCGCCCGAGCTGCGCGACCTGGTCGGGGACCGGATCAACTGCTTTGAAACCGATGCGCCCCACACCTTCAATCCGGCCGTGATGTCGTTTGTGAAGCTGTTTACGGAGCGCAACCGCAAGTACATGCAACGGGTGCTGGAGCGCGAAAACGTGTATTTTCCGCTGTTCGAGAAGTACCTCGCCAAGTACAATCTGCCCACCGACCTTAAGTACCTGGCCGTGGTGGAATCAGCCCTGATTCCGACGGCCAAGTCGCCGGTGGGCGCTACCGGGCTGTGGCAGTTCATGGGCCCCACGGCCGGCGACCTGCGCCTGCGCCGCGACGACTGGGTGGACGAGCGCATGAACCCGGAGAAGTCCACAGAAGCGGCCTGCAAGCACCTGCGCTACCTCTACGGCATCTTCCACGACTGGGAGCTGGTGCTGGCGGCCTACAACTGGGGCGCCGGCAGCATGCAGCGCGTGATGCGCCGCACGGGCAAGAAAACCTTCTGGGACCTGTATCCGCACCTGCCCAAGGAAACGCGCAACTACGTGCCCACCTTCACGGCTATCATGTACTCGATGCAGTATGCCCAGGCCCACCAACTGCACTCACCGGACCTGAAATACCGCTACGCCGAAGCCATGGACACCCTGCAGGTAGGCGGCCACGCCCTCGACCTGCACCGCCTCAGCCAGGCCTGCGGCCTGCCCGACTCGGCCGCGCTGCTGCGCTACAACCCCGAGCTGCGCCGCAGCTGGCTGCCCGAAGGCTACCGGGCCTATACCGTGCAGATTCCGGCAGCCGTGCGCCCGCAGCTGGCCGTAGTAGACCGCGCCACCCTGTTCGACTACTGCCGGCCCCAGGTTGATCTGCCGCAGCCGTTGCAGCCGCTGATGGCCCGTCTGGAAGGCGTAGTGCCTTTCCCGTCGCGGACGCTGGCGGCCAGCGGCGGGCCGCGCGAAGAAACAGAAGTGGCGGCCCCGCGCTTTCGGCGCGTGCGCCACACGGTCCGGCGCGGCGAGTCGGCGGCGGCAGTGGCCGAGCGCTACGACGTAACGACTGCCCAGCTCGCGCGCTGGAACGGCCTGCGCAAAGGCAAAGCCCTGGTGCCGGGCAAGCAGCTGGTAGTATTTGTGCCGATTGCCCAGCCCGCCGCGCCCGCCGCCCGGGCTGTAGCCGCGGCCGACCGCAAACCCTCGGTGCCGTCGCGCCTAGCCACGCCTGCGGCCAGAACTACCGGCCCAGCACCTACCGCTGCCACCATGGCTGAGATGGTAGCCGCCGCCGAACCGCTGAAGGCCGCTATTGCCAACCGCAATCCGCAGCTTATCGGCCAGGAGGCCGCGGCTGCTGCGGCCACGCTTGCGGTAGCCGATGACTCCATGCCCGCCACCTACGTGGTGCGGCGCGGCGACAATCTGGCGAAGGTGGCGCAAAGCCGGGGCCTGACGATCAGTCAGCTGATGGCCTGGAACCGGCTGGAATCGGAGAAGGTGATGCCCGGGCAGAAGCTACTGCTGGCCGCCCCCGACGACGACAACGCCCCGGCCCCGAGCCGCCCGGCTTCGACCCGTACAGCACAGAAGCCTGCCCTGGCCGCCCGGAAGCCAGCCACACGCGAAGTGGCCGAGCAAAAGGTGCATCTGGTGCAGAAGGGCGACACGCTCTACAACATCTCGCGGCGCTACCAGGGCATTACCGTGGACGAGTTGCGGCGCCTCAATCATCTCACTTCCGACGAAGTAAAGCCCGGCCAGAAGCTCATCGTGGCGCGCTAG
- a CDS encoding alpha/beta hydrolase family protein yields MKKTLHAFFLVFAVLLAMPVFAGVAPVLNGQWRGPLKVPGGQLDLIVTIIPLTNGGYYAALDVPQQRIYRMPVEVEVKGNELSLHIEQAGSSFVGKIQNNGDQLTGVWKQPGLSGPLVFERAKSAATASGKVRLTPPYREDEISFMNNAAKLRLSGILTVPAGPGPFPAVVLLSDSGPQDRDAGEQEYRMFSILGDYLTRRGIAVLRFDDRGTGKSQGIYLTATTQDLVSDAQAAMAFLRSRNLINPQEIGFIGHGEGANVAFLAAAEPGPAKPAFVVSMAGYGLPGRHVLTRQQLEIMRLIGASPAQVKASMELHAQMIDIIRQTPNDAQARGKVAATLRMSNTDLDPHMARARAIQLTSPWSRYFIDFEPTRKLPEVQCPVLAINGADDLQVEATNNLAMLRKGLRTNRDVTTQKLPEVNHWMQPKPEEWAIVNGAQQPTFSPKALDMMRSWIAKRTTQPEAVPVTVKREAPAKAPKTSRKSRNTPTQASR; encoded by the coding sequence ATGAAGAAAACATTACACGCGTTTTTTCTGGTATTCGCAGTGCTGCTTGCTATGCCGGTTTTTGCCGGGGTGGCGCCTGTTCTCAACGGCCAGTGGCGCGGCCCGCTTAAGGTACCAGGCGGGCAGCTCGACCTCATTGTCACCATCATTCCGCTCACCAATGGCGGCTACTACGCCGCCCTCGACGTGCCCCAGCAGCGCATCTACCGCATGCCGGTGGAAGTGGAGGTGAAAGGCAACGAGCTCAGCCTGCACATCGAGCAGGCGGGCAGCAGCTTCGTGGGCAAAATCCAGAACAACGGCGACCAGCTCACCGGGGTGTGGAAGCAGCCGGGCCTCTCGGGGCCGCTGGTGTTTGAACGCGCTAAGTCCGCGGCTACGGCTTCCGGCAAAGTGCGCCTCACGCCGCCCTATCGCGAAGACGAAATCAGCTTCATGAACAATGCGGCCAAGCTCCGCCTGAGCGGCATCCTGACCGTGCCGGCCGGCCCGGGCCCCTTCCCGGCCGTGGTGCTGCTCTCCGATTCGGGCCCGCAGGACCGCGACGCCGGCGAGCAGGAATACCGCATGTTCAGCATTCTGGGCGACTACCTCACCCGCCGCGGCATCGCCGTGCTGCGCTTCGACGACCGGGGCACCGGCAAGTCGCAGGGCATCTACCTGACGGCTACCACCCAGGATTTGGTCAGTGACGCGCAGGCGGCCATGGCCTTTCTTCGGAGCCGCAACCTCATCAATCCGCAGGAAATCGGGTTTATCGGGCACGGCGAAGGCGCCAACGTGGCCTTTCTGGCGGCAGCCGAGCCCGGCCCGGCCAAACCGGCTTTCGTGGTGTCGATGGCGGGCTACGGCCTGCCGGGCCGCCACGTACTGACGCGCCAGCAGCTGGAAATCATGCGCCTGATTGGGGCCAGCCCGGCCCAGGTGAAGGCCTCCATGGAGCTGCACGCCCAGATGATTGACATCATCCGGCAGACGCCTAACGATGCCCAGGCCCGGGGCAAAGTGGCCGCCACGCTGCGCATGAGCAACACCGACCTCGACCCGCACATGGCCCGCGCCCGCGCCATTCAGCTCACCTCGCCCTGGTCGCGCTACTTCATCGACTTCGAACCCACCCGCAAGCTGCCCGAAGTGCAGTGCCCGGTGCTGGCCATAAACGGTGCCGACGACCTGCAGGTGGAAGCCACCAACAACCTGGCCATGCTGCGCAAAGGTCTGCGCACCAACCGCGACGTAACCACGCAGAAGCTGCCCGAGGTCAACCACTGGATGCAGCCCAAGCCGGAAGAGTGGGCGATAGTAAACGGCGCGCAGCAGCCCACCTTCTCGCCCAAGGCCCTGGACATGATGCGGAGCTGGATTGCCAAGCGCACCACCCAGCCCGAAGCCGTGCCCGTGACGGTGAAGCGTGAGGCCCCCGCCAAAGCGCCCAAAACGTCCCGCAAATCCCGTAACACTCCTACCCAGGCCAGTCGCTAG
- a CDS encoding MFS transporter, producing the protein MSSAVPAPRHDPYAALRLPEFRRFISARACLTLATQIQGVVVSWQMFKLTGDPLALGLIGLAEAIPSIVVSLYAGHVADSVRRKNIIVAMVTVLLLCSVALGLLAQPQAAGLLTAGTSLGGLLVLRGLPLYAVIFVSGVARGFLGPAVFSFMPQLMPAREQLSNAITWNSTTWQAAAVLGPAIGGLLFAHLGIAVAYGTDIGLMLLSLLLFLSIAGRPLPPTEGQKLGLKESVLSGMQFIFQNQLVLAALSLDLFAVLFGGAVALLPIFADQILHTGAAGLGYLRAAPAVGSVLMAVLLTYFPLRRHAGRKLLWAVAGFGIATIFFALSTSFWLSLFLLFLTGVFDSVSVIVRSTLIHTYTPEYMKGRVSAVNNIFIGSSNEIGAFESGAAARVLGVVRSVVVGGAMTLLVVGITAWRADKLRNLDLTPEPGKDA; encoded by the coding sequence ATGTCTTCCGCTGTTCCGGCTCCCCGCCACGACCCCTACGCCGCGCTACGCCTGCCGGAGTTTCGGCGCTTCATCTCGGCCCGTGCCTGCCTGACGCTGGCTACCCAGATTCAGGGCGTAGTGGTCAGCTGGCAAATGTTTAAGCTCACCGGCGACCCGCTGGCGCTGGGTTTGATCGGGCTGGCCGAAGCCATTCCCAGCATTGTCGTGTCGTTGTATGCCGGGCACGTGGCCGACTCCGTGCGGCGCAAAAACATCATTGTGGCCATGGTGACGGTGTTGCTGCTGTGCTCGGTGGCGCTGGGCCTGCTGGCGCAGCCGCAGGCGGCCGGGCTGCTGACTGCCGGCACGTCATTGGGGGGGCTGCTGGTGCTGCGGGGGCTGCCGCTCTACGCCGTCATCTTCGTGAGCGGCGTGGCGCGGGGTTTTCTGGGGCCGGCCGTGTTTTCGTTTATGCCGCAGCTGATGCCCGCGCGCGAGCAGCTTTCCAACGCCATTACCTGGAACAGCACCACCTGGCAGGCGGCCGCCGTGCTGGGGCCGGCCATTGGGGGCCTGCTGTTTGCGCACCTAGGCATAGCCGTGGCCTACGGCACCGACATCGGGCTGATGCTGCTGTCGTTGCTGCTGTTTCTGAGCATTGCGGGCCGCCCGCTGCCGCCCACCGAGGGCCAGAAGCTGGGCCTGAAGGAAAGCGTGCTGAGCGGTATGCAGTTCATCTTCCAGAACCAGTTGGTACTGGCCGCTTTGTCGCTGGATCTGTTTGCGGTGCTGTTTGGCGGGGCCGTGGCGCTGCTCCCGATTTTCGCCGACCAGATTCTGCATACCGGGGCCGCGGGCCTGGGCTACCTGCGCGCCGCCCCGGCCGTGGGGTCGGTGCTGATGGCCGTGCTGCTGACTTATTTCCCGCTGCGTCGCCACGCCGGGCGCAAGTTGCTGTGGGCAGTGGCGGGCTTTGGCATAGCCACCATCTTCTTCGCCTTATCGACCAGCTTCTGGCTTTCCCTGTTTCTGCTGTTCCTGACCGGGGTGTTCGATTCGGTGTCGGTTATCGTGCGCTCCACGCTTATCCACACCTACACGCCCGAGTACATGAAGGGCCGCGTATCGGCCGTGAACAACATCTTCATCGGCTCCAGCAACGAAATCGGGGCCTTCGAGTCGGGGGCGGCGGCGCGGGTGCTGGGCGTGGTGCGCTCGGTGGTAGTGGGTGGCGCCATGACCCTGCTGGTAGTGGGCATTACGGCCTGGCGCGCCGACAAGCTGCGCAACCTGGACCTCACGCCCGAGCCGGGCAAAGACGCCTAA
- a CDS encoding alpha/beta hydrolase family protein, translated as MVSLATPAHAQQARQLAGDWHGTLATPVNPPQLIVHITGQPTGTLAAALDVPSQKVTGLAFSGAELRQDSLILLSDFLGVRYAARLSADGQQLTGRWKQNGEQWPLVLQRGLPAPPPPPVRPQDPVAPLPYREQQVRFKNPGGGPELAGTLTLPAGKGPFPAVVLVSGSGPQDRDESLAGHHPFRVLADYLTRRGFAVLRYDDRGVGQSGGTFATATTADFLADAQAALAFLRTQTSVQPKRVGLLGHSEGGTIALLAGAAPNPPAFIVSLAGMGVSGRELLLRQQADVLRASGLDTASAGRMRRTQQALLTVIQTTPDNPPAIARMVPLLKQASPGVPESTLTTMATQMTSPWYRYFLGLNPAPALAKVKVPVLALNGTKDVQVAPGPNLEAIRNGLQAAGNRDVTIQQLDGLNHLFQTATTGLPSEYGQISETFSPSALQIIGNWLAAHARR; from the coding sequence TTGGTCAGTCTGGCGACGCCCGCCCATGCCCAGCAGGCCCGGCAGCTGGCCGGCGACTGGCACGGCACGCTGGCCACGCCCGTCAATCCGCCGCAGCTGATTGTGCACATCACCGGGCAGCCCACCGGGACCCTGGCCGCCGCGCTGGACGTGCCCTCCCAGAAAGTAACCGGCCTCGCCTTCTCCGGGGCCGAGCTGCGCCAGGACAGCCTGATTTTGCTGTCCGATTTTCTGGGCGTGCGCTACGCGGCACGTCTTTCCGCCGACGGGCAGCAGCTGACCGGGCGCTGGAAGCAGAACGGCGAGCAATGGCCCCTGGTGCTGCAGCGGGGCCTGCCCGCCCCGCCACCCCCGCCGGTTCGCCCCCAGGACCCCGTGGCGCCGCTGCCCTACCGCGAGCAGCAGGTGCGCTTCAAAAACCCTGGCGGCGGGCCTGAGCTGGCCGGCACCCTCACCCTGCCGGCCGGTAAAGGCCCTTTTCCGGCCGTGGTGCTGGTATCGGGCTCCGGCCCGCAGGACCGCGACGAAAGTCTGGCCGGGCACCATCCGTTTCGGGTGCTGGCCGATTACCTGACCCGGCGCGGCTTTGCCGTGCTGCGCTACGACGACCGGGGCGTGGGCCAGTCAGGCGGCACGTTTGCCACTGCCACCACCGCCGACTTTCTGGCCGATGCCCAGGCGGCGCTGGCGTTTCTGCGCACCCAAACCAGCGTGCAGCCCAAGCGCGTGGGCCTGCTCGGGCATAGCGAGGGCGGCACCATTGCGCTGCTGGCCGGCGCCGCGCCCAACCCACCGGCCTTCATCGTGTCGCTGGCGGGGATGGGCGTGAGTGGCCGGGAGCTGCTGCTGCGCCAGCAGGCCGATGTATTGCGTGCCTCGGGGCTCGACACGGCCAGTGCCGGCCGCATGCGCCGCACCCAGCAGGCTCTGCTCACCGTCATCCAGACCACCCCCGACAACCCGCCCGCCATTGCGCGGATGGTGCCCCTGCTGAAGCAGGCCAGCCCCGGCGTACCCGAATCGACGCTGACCACGATGGCCACCCAGATGACCTCGCCCTGGTACCGGTACTTTCTGGGGCTGAATCCGGCCCCGGCCCTGGCGAAAGTGAAAGTGCCGGTGCTGGCTCTCAACGGCACCAAAGACGTGCAGGTAGCGCCCGGCCCCAATCTCGAAGCCATTCGCAATGGCCTGCAGGCCGCCGGCAACCGCGACGTAACTATTCAACAGCTCGACGGCCTCAACCACCTGTTCCAGACGGCCACCACCGGGCTGCCCTCTGAGTACGGCCAGATCAGCGAAACCTTTTCGCCCTCGGCGCTCCAGATCATCGGCAACTGGCTGGCCGCCCACGCCCGGCGCTAG
- a CDS encoding Sec-independent protein translocase subunit TatA/TatB, whose amino-acid sequence MLLSLLILAIAPRTILFIVLILVLFFGAKRIPEMFRGMGQGIREFKAASKEPQPEYRDRPAAPGAPINPNAPINPTTNPNQPQA is encoded by the coding sequence ATGCTCCTTTCCCTTTTGATTTTGGCCATTGCGCCGCGCACCATACTGTTCATCGTTCTGATTCTGGTGTTGTTCTTTGGCGCCAAGCGCATTCCCGAGATGTTCCGGGGTATGGGCCAGGGCATCCGCGAGTTCAAGGCGGCCTCCAAGGAGCCGCAGCCGGAGTACCGCGACCGGCCGGCCGCGCCCGGGGCTCCTATCAACCCCAACGCGCCCATCAACCCTACCACCAATCCTAACCAGCCGCAGGCTTAA
- the gatA gene encoding Asp-tRNA(Asn)/Glu-tRNA(Gln) amidotransferase subunit GatA, whose protein sequence is MRRFHSLTEVRSELTAGTTTCRQLVEYYLDNIERHNSRLNAFLEVWPDEARAQADAVDAKLAAGTAGKLAGMVIGLKDVLAYKDHALQSSSHILDGFKSLFTASAVQRLLDEDAIFIGRQNCDEFAMGASNETSYFGPVRNALDEERVSGGSSGGSAVAVQADFCLASIGSDTGGSVRQPAAFCGIVGFKPTYSRISRYGLVAYASSFDQIGTLTRSVEDAAVLLEVMAGADTFDSTVSQRDVPAYSQLLEPAPHYRIGYIRDAVERPGLNAEIKEALEHTLDELRGQGHVVDAVDFPYLDYMVPTYYILTTAEASSNLSRFDGVKYGYRAPDATDLASLYKKTRSQGFGPEVQRRILLGTFVLSADYYDAYYTKAQQVRRLIKDKTDELLRQYDFLVLPTAPTTAFRIGEVNKDTLAMYLADIFTVQASLAGVPAVSIPAGNDSAGLPIGLQVISGAFREEHLLAFAKSLTETLTPA, encoded by the coding sequence TTGAGACGCTTTCATTCTCTCACGGAAGTTCGCAGCGAGCTGACGGCAGGTACCACCACCTGCCGTCAGCTCGTGGAGTATTACCTGGATAACATCGAGCGGCACAACAGCCGCTTGAATGCTTTTCTGGAAGTATGGCCCGACGAGGCCCGCGCCCAAGCCGACGCCGTAGACGCCAAGCTGGCCGCCGGTACGGCCGGCAAGCTGGCCGGCATGGTGATTGGCCTGAAGGACGTGCTGGCCTACAAAGACCATGCTCTGCAAAGCAGCAGCCACATCCTCGACGGGTTCAAGTCGCTGTTCACGGCCTCGGCGGTGCAGCGGCTGCTCGATGAAGACGCCATCTTCATCGGTCGACAGAACTGCGACGAGTTTGCCATGGGCGCCTCCAACGAAACCTCATACTTCGGCCCGGTGCGCAATGCCCTGGACGAAGAGCGGGTATCAGGCGGCTCTTCCGGCGGCTCGGCCGTGGCGGTGCAGGCCGATTTCTGCCTGGCATCCATCGGCTCTGATACCGGCGGCTCGGTGCGGCAGCCAGCGGCGTTTTGCGGGATTGTGGGCTTCAAGCCTACATATTCGCGTATTTCACGCTACGGGCTGGTGGCGTACGCCTCTTCCTTCGACCAGATCGGCACCCTCACCCGCTCGGTGGAAGATGCCGCCGTGCTGCTGGAGGTGATGGCCGGCGCCGACACCTTCGACAGCACCGTGAGCCAGCGCGACGTGCCGGCCTACAGCCAGCTGCTGGAGCCCGCGCCGCACTACCGCATCGGCTACATCCGGGATGCCGTGGAGCGCCCAGGTCTCAATGCCGAAATCAAAGAAGCGCTGGAGCACACGCTCGACGAGCTGCGCGGCCAGGGCCACGTAGTAGACGCGGTGGATTTCCCCTACCTCGACTACATGGTGCCCACCTACTACATCCTGACCACCGCCGAAGCCAGCTCCAACCTGAGCCGCTTCGATGGCGTGAAGTATGGTTACCGGGCCCCTGACGCCACCGATCTGGCTTCGCTGTACAAAAAGACCCGCTCTCAGGGCTTCGGGCCCGAGGTGCAGCGCCGGATTCTGCTCGGCACTTTTGTGCTGTCGGCTGACTACTACGACGCCTACTACACCAAAGCCCAGCAGGTGCGCCGCCTCATCAAAGACAAAACCGATGAGCTGCTGCGCCAATACGATTTCCTGGTGCTGCCTACGGCCCCCACTACGGCCTTCCGCATCGGGGAAGTGAACAAGGACACGCTGGCCATGTACCTGGCCGATATTTTCACGGTGCAGGCCTCGCTGGCTGGCGTACCGGCCGTTTCCATCCCGGCCGGCAACGACTCGGCCGGGCTGCCCATCGGCCTGCAGGTGATAAGCGGCGCGTTCCGCGAAGAGCATCTGCTGGCCTTTGCCAAGTCCTTGACTGAAACCCTGACGCCCGCTTAA
- a CDS encoding Sec-independent protein translocase subunit TatA/TatB, protein MHTPLFLFLEGIGGGEMMLVLVVILIFFGANKIPELARGLGKGIREFKDASQEIRSEFENAGNQQQPQQPYQQQFNPNYAAPVAPQPVVQHPVEQPGHQALPDAAYAAPEAAPAAYVPPVAPPMDGGITPPVAAPAERPRLDQMS, encoded by the coding sequence ATGCATACTCCCCTTTTTCTTTTTCTGGAAGGCATAGGCGGCGGCGAGATGATGCTCGTTCTCGTCGTTATCCTGATTTTCTTCGGTGCCAACAAGATTCCGGAGTTGGCACGTGGCCTGGGCAAGGGCATCCGTGAGTTCAAGGATGCTTCGCAGGAAATCCGCAGCGAGTTTGAAAACGCCGGCAACCAGCAGCAGCCGCAGCAGCCCTACCAGCAGCAGTTCAACCCGAACTATGCCGCTCCGGTAGCACCTCAGCCAGTTGTGCAGCACCCTGTAGAGCAGCCCGGCCACCAGGCCCTGCCTGATGCGGCTTACGCTGCCCCCGAAGCTGCTCCGGCTGCCTACGTGCCCCCGGTTGCTCCGCCAATGGATGGCGGCATTACGCCTCCGGTAGCCGCTCCCGCCGAGCGCCCCCGTCTTGACCAAATGTCCTAA